The following nucleotide sequence is from Candidatus Krumholzibacteriia bacterium.
CGCGACGGCGGCATCCTGGCGCCGCACCACCTCGGCGTCGTCCTCGGCCGTCCGTCCCGGGAACGCTTCCGCCGCGTCTCCCGAACCCACCACGTGAATGGTCGCACATACGAAGCCTCCCCGCACCCAGCGCACGTTCTCCACGAACTCCGCGTGGGCGGGATCCGCGGCCTGCGACACCACGCGCATCGGGCGAGTACCCAGCGTCCGCGACGGATCGGAAAAGAACGTCGCGCGCAACCGTGCCAGCCGCTCCAGCGGTTGGAAGTCGCCGGCGAGACCCTCGTGGCAGTCCGTCCACTCGTTGTCACCCGGCGTGTACACCACCGGATGTTGAATTGCATTCATCTTTGCGAGCATTTCGTTGTAGTGGCCGTCCGAGCACGGATACCAGAAGATATCGCCGATGTGAAACAGCCACGCGAGATCGGCGCCGTCGACGTCCCGGACGAGGCGCCGAAAACGTCCTTCCTCCCAGACCCGGTAGGGGCCGTCGCCAAACACCCCGAAGGCGAAGCACCCCGGCGGCAGCGGGGCGGGCGCCTTCGGCCCGGAACACGCGAGCAACACGGCAGCAATGGCAACGAGTGGTATTCGCGACGCATTCACCAGGTCACGGCGCTCCGTGCAGACTCTGCGCCGCGGGAAACGGAACGCGCTTGCCTGTGGTCATGGCCGGCACGCCGCTTCCGGCCGGGCCACCGCGCCGCAACGCGACATACCAGCCGCTGGCCATCCAGCGCGGCACCAGGTCTGCAAGTTCGGTATCGAGAGAACCGATGGCCGGATTGCTGCGCAGGGTCTTCGAGATGGTGAAGAGGAAGTCCGAGTTCATGAAGCGCTGCACGTCGAGGCCGTTGCGATGAAACAGCGTCACCAGACTGCCGGGCGTGAAGTGCCGGGTGCGGACCCGGGAGGCGACGGTGGATCCCGCGGCGTCGTCGCCCCCATCGCGCTGCCGGCTCCAGCGGCGCGCGAGGCTGCGCGGGCTCAGGTAGCTGGAGAGTTGGCGGGGACCATAACCGTTGGCGGCGGCGACAATCACCACCCCGTCCGGCCGGAGGTGGTGCACGACGTTGGCCAGCAGCGCGTCGGGGTCGGCGGCGCGCTCGATCACCCCCGACGCAATCACCAGGTCGAACCGCTCGCCGCCGCGAAACGCAACCGCATCGGAGGCCGTCACCGAGAGGTTGTCGAAGCCGGCCCGCGACGCGGCGTTGGACAGCGCGTCGAGGCTGCGACGGTCGGTGTCGACGGCGCGCACACGCGCGCCGGTCCGCGCCAGCGGCAGGGTAACCGCCCCGGCGCCGCAGGCGAACTCCAGCACGGACAGATCTGTGACCTGCGCACGGCGTTCGGCCGCGAGGTCTTCCAATGCCCGGTATACGAAGAGCAGCTTCCTGCGATCCACGGCGTCCCGGCAGGGACTTACCGCGGCAAATTCTTCAAAGGAAATCGTGCTGGCCATGGAGTACACGCTCGTTCCGCCATCATACTACGCTCCGGCGGGTTGTCACCACCAGAGCGTTCCTGCCCGTCCGCCTGGTGCGTCCGTGGCTGTCGGCAAGAATGATGCGCACGGTGTTCCCGCCTCTCAATGGTCAGGAAGCCTGGAAGCGCCGCTCCGCCTCCGCCGCCAGATGGCCGCCGATGGCGAGCGATGCGGTGGCGGCGGGAGAGGGCGCGTTGCGCACGTGCAGCACGCGTCCCGAACCGCCAAAACTGAAGTCGTCCAGAAAGCGTCCCCGGCGGTCGACCGCCTGGGCGCGCACGCCCGACGGCCCGAAGATCAGGTCCCCGTCGCCGAGGTCGGGAATGTAGCGGCGCAGCGCATTGGCAAACGCGCGCCGCGAGAGGTCGCGCACGAACTCGCCCGCGCCGGTGGCGCCGTGCGCCAGCGCCATGCGGTAGAAACCCGGAAAGCCCGCCAGCTCCAGCATGTCGCGCGCGGAAACGTCGCTCACACGGTATCCCTCGCGTGCAAACGCGAGCACCGCGTTGGGGCCGGCGTGGACATCGTCGTGGACGGTGCGGGTGAAGTGAACACCGAGGAACGGGTAGCGCGGGTCGGGCACCGGGTAGATGAGCGCGCGGATGCGGGCGGCGGCATCGGCGGTGAGCGTGTAGTAGTCGCCGCGCATGGGCACAATGTGAATACCGTCGCGGTGGCCGGTCATGGCCGCGATCCGGTCCGAATGGAGCCCGGCGCACGTGATGACGAAGCGCGCGCGCACCTCGCCGCCCGGGGTGGCGATCACCACCTCATCGGCCAGCTCGCGGATGGCGGTCACCCGGCG
It contains:
- the lhgO gene encoding L-2-hydroxyglutarate oxidase codes for the protein MNTDTSPETRFDYLIVGAGIVGLATAWQLLRRHPGARIAVLDKEADVAWHQSGHNSGVLHAGIYYKPGSLKARLCIAGKRELEAFAQERGIPYRRCGKLIVAIESRELASMAALAQRAKDNGIEDVEDIGPERLRELEPAVTGLRALHSHGTGVIDFRAVAHALAGDIEAGGGAVLTGRRVTAIRELADEVVIATPGGEVRARFVITCAGLHSDRIAAMTGHRDGIHIVPMRGDYYTLTADAAARIRALIYPVPDPRYPFLGVHFTRTVHDDVHAGPNAVLAFAREGYRVSDVSARDMLELAGFPGFYRMALAHGATGAGEFVRDLSRRAFANALRRYIPDLGDGDLIFGPSGVRAQAVDRRGRFLDDFSFGGSGRVLHVRNAPSPAATASLAIGGHLAAEAERRFQAS
- a CDS encoding methyltransferase domain-containing protein translates to MASTISFEEFAAVSPCRDAVDRRKLLFVYRALEDLAAERRAQVTDLSVLEFACGAGAVTLPLARTGARVRAVDTDRRSLDALSNAASRAGFDNLSVTASDAVAFRGGERFDLVIASGVIERAADPDALLANVVHHLRPDGVVIVAAANGYGPRQLSSYLSPRSLARRWSRQRDGGDDAAGSTVASRVRTRHFTPGSLVTLFHRNGLDVQRFMNSDFLFTISKTLRSNPAIGSLDTELADLVPRWMASGWYVALRRGGPAGSGVPAMTTGKRVPFPAAQSLHGAP